A region from the Haloarcula limicola genome encodes:
- the citE gene encoding L-malyl-CoA/beta-methylmalyl-CoA lyase — MTDTRLCRTFQTAPAAVPRDDSAKFLDSGLTSEGFQTPDWLIPDIEDGTAPSMKDEAVENIADRLPDHAPDFAGEILPRVEWAYDGEQFRERGTEQVRRLASEVGEHLDGFVFPKVGRLDDVRDAAGVLADAEREAGLADGTLEMAIILETAAARSDLREICQFAADSRLSGIVFGPVDYTAELGGRALHGERPRWDSLLEALSNETSAAGIVSIGGPFDQLFHERAGVTYYNAEGYADQVEHEATIGIDGSWSLHPKQTAQANRVHMPSGEELDRDLSKIEAFNDAKREGTGAVVVDGQMVDEATYKNFANTVQKVRAIDETHPEQTGEHYDDALLSRALDVELIFN, encoded by the coding sequence ATGACCGACACACGACTCTGCCGCACGTTCCAGACCGCACCGGCCGCCGTTCCGCGAGACGACAGCGCGAAGTTCCTCGATTCGGGCCTGACCAGCGAGGGGTTCCAGACCCCCGACTGGCTGATTCCCGACATCGAGGACGGCACCGCGCCGTCGATGAAAGACGAGGCCGTCGAGAACATCGCCGACCGACTGCCCGACCACGCGCCCGACTTCGCCGGGGAGATCCTCCCGCGCGTCGAGTGGGCCTACGACGGCGAGCAGTTCAGAGAGCGCGGCACCGAGCAGGTCCGCCGACTCGCGAGCGAGGTGGGCGAGCACCTCGACGGGTTCGTCTTCCCGAAGGTCGGCCGCCTCGACGACGTGCGCGACGCCGCCGGCGTGCTCGCCGACGCCGAGCGCGAGGCGGGCTTGGCGGACGGCACACTGGAGATGGCGATCATCCTCGAAACCGCCGCGGCCCGCTCGGACCTGCGCGAGATCTGTCAGTTCGCCGCCGACTCCCGGCTGTCCGGCATCGTCTTCGGCCCGGTCGACTACACGGCAGAACTGGGTGGCCGCGCCCTGCACGGCGAGCGGCCTCGGTGGGACAGCCTGCTCGAAGCCCTCTCGAACGAGACGAGCGCCGCGGGCATCGTCTCCATCGGCGGCCCGTTCGACCAGCTGTTCCACGAGCGGGCGGGCGTCACCTACTACAACGCCGAGGGGTACGCCGACCAGGTCGAACACGAGGCGACCATCGGCATCGACGGCTCGTGGTCGCTCCATCCCAAACAGACCGCACAGGCCAACCGCGTCCACATGCCCAGCGGCGAGGAGCTGGACCGCGACCTCTCGAAGATCGAGGCGTTCAACGACGCCAAGCGTGAGGGCACGGGAGCCGTCGTCGTCGACGGCCAGATGGTCGACGAGGCGACCTACAAGAACTTCGCCAACACCGTCCAGAAAGTGCGGGCCATCGACGAAACCCACCCCGAACAGACCGGAGAGCACTACGACGACGCGCTGTTGTCGCGGGCGCTCGACGTGGAACTGATCTTCAACTGA
- a CDS encoding DUF7565 family protein gives MSRWECAIAGDDSRFDRVEDLIVHQSTEHDRVSCKVCGTVVPDGYFAIKHAFDEHSRAEYVRAYDASAAEVRRRENVKESVESTADMNEIIERLEG, from the coding sequence ATGTCACGCTGGGAGTGCGCTATCGCGGGCGACGACAGCCGGTTCGACCGCGTCGAGGATCTCATCGTCCATCAGTCGACCGAACACGACCGCGTCTCCTGTAAGGTGTGCGGGACCGTCGTCCCCGACGGCTACTTCGCCATCAAACACGCGTTCGACGAACACTCGCGGGCCGAGTACGTCCGCGCCTACGACGCCTCCGCCGCGGAAGTCCGCCGGCGCGAGAACGTCAAGGAGTCCGTCGAGTCGACCGCAGACATGAACGAGATCATCGAGCGGTTAGAAGGGTGA
- a CDS encoding pyridoxal phosphate-dependent aminotransferase, with protein MDYETPQFFRVMQYAARADRDVVDMVSGNPDWDPPEGLRDGLRDYAEAEPTEFQYPPSVGLRELREEIAARRDVAVERVIVTNGAGEANHLAMTGGLDHFDGDEVLLADPVYPYYAGRANFLGATTRFVPVDDDGRLDPAAVRAAASEETSVLVVNSPNNPTGAVYDADAMAEFAAIAEANDALLVSDEVYDHFDYSGRFGSALEADSPNVVATNSFSKSLAITGFRVGYAVFPPEGGPNGDLLERARTRHMLTNVAGSRPAQCAVSRALKTTSPEYYADCRRRLERRIDRFCGALDEAGAEFNRPDGGFYVMARFPDFPGSFENVYELIDEAGVGGMPGEAFGDSRADWIRFALVTPRVDEAAERLADFFG; from the coding sequence ATGGACTACGAGACGCCGCAGTTCTTCCGGGTGATGCAGTACGCCGCCCGGGCCGATCGGGACGTGGTCGACATGGTCTCGGGCAACCCCGATTGGGACCCGCCCGAGGGCCTCCGCGACGGCCTCCGGGACTACGCCGAGGCCGAGCCGACCGAGTTTCAGTACCCGCCCAGCGTCGGCCTACGGGAACTCCGCGAGGAGATCGCCGCCCGCCGAGACGTGGCCGTAGAGCGCGTAATCGTCACGAACGGCGCGGGCGAGGCCAACCACCTCGCCATGACCGGCGGTCTCGACCACTTCGACGGCGACGAAGTCCTGCTCGCCGACCCCGTCTACCCCTACTACGCCGGGCGAGCGAACTTCCTCGGTGCGACGACGAGATTCGTCCCCGTCGACGACGACGGCCGACTCGACCCGGCGGCCGTGCGGGCCGCGGCGAGCGAGGAGACGAGCGTCCTCGTCGTCAACTCGCCGAACAACCCGACCGGCGCGGTGTACGACGCCGACGCGATGGCCGAGTTCGCCGCCATCGCCGAGGCGAACGACGCCCTGCTCGTGAGCGACGAGGTGTACGACCACTTCGACTACTCCGGGCGGTTCGGGTCCGCGCTCGAAGCGGACTCGCCGAACGTCGTCGCCACGAACTCCTTCTCGAAGTCGCTGGCCATCACCGGCTTCCGCGTCGGGTACGCGGTCTTCCCGCCGGAGGGCGGTCCGAACGGCGACCTGCTAGAGCGGGCTCGCACCCGCCACATGCTGACGAACGTCGCCGGGAGTCGGCCCGCACAGTGCGCCGTCTCGCGGGCGTTGAAGACCACCTCGCCCGAGTACTACGCCGACTGCCGCCGCCGGCTCGAACGCCGAATCGACCGCTTCTGCGGGGCGCTCGACGAGGCGGGCGCGGAGTTCAACCGGCCCGACGGCGGCTTCTACGTGATGGCGCGCTTCCCGGACTTCCCGGGGAGTTTCGAGAACGTCTACGAACTCATCGACGAGGCGGGCGTCGGCGGGATGCCCGGCGAGGCGTTCGGGGATTCCCGGGCCGACTGGATCCGCTTCGCGCTGGTGACCCCGCGCGTGGACGAAGCGGCCGAGCGGCTGGCCGACTTCTTCGGCTGA
- a CDS encoding ABC transporter permease, whose protein sequence is MTEDGGRLRRDAVAVYGLWKRDIVRFWRAKSRVVGLLLGPFFILVFFGFGFSDARFGSVPSSLSYLEYLVPGILGFTMLFSASFTGLAVLSDREVGFLKEILVAPVSRTAIVVGRIAGGATTTMLQALLILVLAIPLGFRPASLAGVLVAVSFLVLVAATFIGLGLAIASQFKDTQGYNLIVNFALFPLAFLSGAFYPLSNLPLPLRLVGYLNPLTYGVDGLRGALVGYSERALVADFGAMVVAAAVTVALGAALFRRVEAV, encoded by the coding sequence ATGACTGAGGACGGCGGCCGACTCCGACGGGACGCCGTCGCCGTCTACGGCCTCTGGAAGCGCGATATCGTGCGTTTCTGGCGGGCCAAAAGCCGCGTCGTCGGCCTCCTCCTGGGGCCGTTCTTCATCCTCGTCTTCTTCGGCTTCGGGTTCAGCGACGCCCGCTTCGGCTCCGTCCCGTCGTCGCTCTCGTATCTCGAATACCTCGTGCCCGGCATACTGGGGTTCACGATGCTGTTCTCCGCCTCCTTCACGGGGCTGGCGGTGCTATCGGACCGCGAAGTCGGCTTCCTCAAGGAGATCCTGGTCGCGCCGGTGAGCCGCACCGCCATCGTCGTCGGGCGCATCGCCGGCGGCGCGACGACGACGATGTTGCAGGCGCTGCTCATCCTCGTGCTGGCGATCCCGCTGGGCTTTCGGCCGGCGTCGCTCGCGGGTGTGCTCGTCGCCGTTTCCTTCCTCGTCCTCGTCGCCGCGACGTTCATCGGTCTGGGGCTCGCCATCGCCTCGCAGTTCAAGGACACGCAGGGGTACAACCTCATCGTCAACTTCGCGCTGTTTCCGCTGGCGTTCCTCTCCGGGGCGTTCTACCCCCTCTCCAATCTCCCGCTCCCGCTCAGGCTCGTCGGCTATCTCAACCCCCTGACCTACGGCGTCGACGGGCTTCGCGGAGCGCTCGTCGGCTACTCCGAGCGGGCGCTGGTCGCGGACTTCGGCGCGATGGTCGTCGCCGCCGCCGTCACCGTCGCCCTCGGCGCAGCGCTGTTCCGCCGCGTCGAGGCGGTGTAA
- a CDS encoding ABC transporter ATP-binding protein — translation MPALQTNGLTKRFGDVVAVDDLDLTVESGEVFGFLGPNGAGKSTTINLLLDFIRPTEGSVEVLGIDAQADPEAIRRRVGVLPEGYGFDDPLLGREYLEWAIGTKGADDDPDELLSLVGLEDDADRLAGDYSKGMQQRLAFAIALAGDPDLLILDEPSTGLDPNGIRRMREVVRDRAADGTTVFFSSHILSEVEAVCDRVGVMNRGELVAVDSIDGLRDSAGGHATVELECATPPTGLGVESLSGVERATVEDRTLVVRCSEPSAKVDVVTHVAERAAVEDILSETVPLETLFNELTGGGRDGGEAATADEATDDPAEALQ, via the coding sequence ATGCCTGCCCTCCAGACGAACGGACTGACGAAGCGATTCGGCGACGTCGTCGCCGTCGACGACCTCGACCTGACCGTCGAGTCGGGCGAGGTGTTCGGCTTCCTCGGCCCGAACGGGGCCGGGAAGTCGACGACCATCAACCTCCTGCTGGACTTCATCCGCCCCACCGAGGGAAGCGTCGAAGTGCTCGGGATCGACGCGCAGGCCGACCCCGAGGCGATCAGGCGGCGGGTCGGCGTCCTCCCGGAGGGGTACGGCTTCGACGACCCGCTGCTCGGTCGGGAGTACCTCGAATGGGCCATCGGGACGAAGGGAGCCGACGACGACCCCGACGAACTGCTCTCGCTCGTGGGCCTCGAAGACGACGCCGACCGTCTCGCGGGCGACTACTCGAAGGGGATGCAACAGCGCCTCGCGTTCGCCATCGCGCTGGCCGGCGACCCGGACCTGTTGATCCTCGACGAGCCGTCGACCGGCCTCGACCCCAACGGCATCCGGCGGATGCGCGAGGTCGTCCGCGACCGGGCGGCCGACGGGACGACGGTCTTCTTCTCCAGTCACATCCTCTCGGAGGTCGAGGCGGTCTGTGACCGCGTCGGCGTGATGAATCGGGGGGAACTCGTCGCCGTCGACAGCATCGACGGCCTCCGGGACAGCGCCGGCGGTCACGCCACCGTTGAGCTCGAATGCGCGACGCCGCCGACGGGCCTCGGCGTCGAGTCGCTCTCGGGCGTCGAACGCGCGACGGTCGAAGACCGGACGCTCGTCGTCCGGTGTTCGGAGCCGAGCGCGAAGGTGGACGTGGTCACGCACGTCGCCGAGCGCGCCGCCGTCGAGGACATCCTCTCGGAGACCGTTCCCCTCGAAACGCTGTTCAACGAGCTGACCGGCGGCGGCCGCGACGGCGGCGAGGCGGCGACGGCGGACGAGGCGACGGACGACCCGGCGGAGGCGCTCCAGTGA
- a CDS encoding ABC transporter ATP-binding protein codes for MNAIEVEGLTRRYGDLVAVDDVSFEVAEGEILGLLGPNGAGKSTLVNTLCTLLRPSSGTARVAGRDVSADPGGVRASIGAVFQEPALDEELTGAENLRFHARLYGIRTERRRERTAMVLELVDLADDADKPVGEYSGGMARRLELARGLLHEPDVLFLDEPTVGLDAGTRKTVREYIDRLNREAGVTVVLTTHYMEEADALCDRVAIVDDGSVVALDAPDALKDSLGGDVVRIGTDDPAAVERAVPDEPWVRSVTVSGDGVDVGVDDGERRVAALVTAASDAAAVSTVSVDRPTLERVFLSLTGRTVEEAADSTGGPPAAAASAGTGGDDDD; via the coding sequence ATGAACGCCATCGAGGTGGAGGGACTGACGCGGCGCTACGGCGACCTCGTCGCCGTCGACGACGTCTCCTTCGAGGTCGCCGAGGGGGAGATTCTCGGGCTGTTGGGACCGAACGGCGCGGGCAAGTCGACGCTCGTGAACACGCTCTGTACGCTTCTGAGACCGAGTTCGGGGACCGCGCGGGTCGCCGGCCGCGACGTGTCGGCCGACCCCGGCGGCGTCCGGGCGAGCATCGGCGCCGTCTTCCAGGAACCGGCGCTCGACGAGGAACTGACGGGCGCGGAGAACCTGCGGTTTCACGCGCGACTGTACGGCATCCGAACGGAGCGTAGACGGGAGCGGACGGCGATGGTCCTCGAACTGGTCGATCTCGCCGACGACGCGGACAAGCCGGTCGGCGAGTACTCCGGAGGGATGGCCCGACGGCTGGAACTCGCCCGCGGCCTACTCCACGAACCCGACGTGCTCTTTCTGGACGAACCGACCGTCGGCCTCGACGCGGGGACGCGAAAGACGGTGCGAGAGTACATCGATCGCTTGAACCGCGAAGCCGGCGTCACCGTCGTCCTGACGACTCACTACATGGAGGAGGCCGACGCGCTCTGTGACCGGGTCGCCATCGTCGACGACGGAAGCGTGGTCGCGCTCGACGCGCCCGACGCGCTGAAGGACTCGCTGGGTGGCGACGTCGTCCGTATCGGCACCGACGACCCGGCGGCCGTCGAGCGGGCCGTCCCCGACGAACCGTGGGTCCGCTCGGTGACAGTGTCCGGCGATGGCGTGGACGTGGGCGTCGACGACGGCGAGCGGCGGGTCGCGGCGCTGGTCACCGCCGCCAGCGACGCGGCCGCCGTCAGTACGGTCTCCGTCGACCGACCGACCTTAGAACGGGTGTTCCTCTCGCTGACCGGCCGCACCGTCGAGGAAGCGGCGGACTCGACAGGCGGCCCTCCCGCCGCAGCCGCGAGCGCCGGGACGGGCGGTGACGACGATGACTGA
- the mch gene encoding 2-methylfumaryl-CoA hydratase, which yields MTDWSDPEALDCSDEDTFDALLDRAETREKGNYFEFFAEGDELSHDPGLRLSQHGSEGWMGQTLNHDPAYWRSDAARERGFDGVPVHPDYLLACVMGITVEDLSEKGGYFLGRTDVEFHRPAYPGTELAVTSRVVDTRTSSSRPTYGIVTWETEGRDRETGDRLVSYERTNMIPRREPAATDGGGSMADGDGVDPETPDLPETLLAPDGARFEDFSTALERAEAEDAAVAYRHERGRTMDDQLVAGLPLSTLNTARQHHNRDEMADSPSGDIVAYGDVTRSIALAHARSDEATYRERRFEDERFHSFVTLGDTIYGFTRVLDCDPDAGPDRAGAVTFEHVAFNQDSTPVYSGRRTALIQRQQ from the coding sequence ATGACTGACTGGAGCGACCCCGAGGCGCTCGATTGCTCGGACGAGGACACGTTCGACGCGCTCCTCGACCGCGCCGAGACCCGCGAGAAGGGGAACTACTTCGAATTCTTCGCGGAGGGCGACGAACTCAGTCACGACCCCGGCCTGCGCCTCTCACAGCACGGCAGCGAGGGGTGGATGGGACAGACGCTGAACCACGATCCAGCCTATTGGCGGAGCGACGCCGCCCGCGAACGCGGCTTCGACGGCGTGCCGGTCCACCCGGACTACCTGCTCGCCTGCGTGATGGGGATCACCGTCGAGGACCTCTCTGAGAAGGGCGGCTACTTTCTCGGACGCACGGACGTCGAGTTCCACCGACCGGCCTACCCGGGTACCGAGCTGGCCGTCACCTCCCGCGTGGTCGACACGCGTACATCGTCGTCGCGGCCGACCTACGGCATCGTGACGTGGGAGACGGAAGGTCGAGACCGCGAAACGGGCGACCGACTCGTCTCCTACGAACGGACGAACATGATCCCGCGGCGCGAGCCCGCCGCCACCGACGGCGGCGGTTCGATGGCCGACGGAGACGGGGTCGACCCCGAGACGCCCGACCTGCCCGAGACGCTGCTCGCGCCCGACGGCGCGCGCTTCGAGGACTTCAGCACCGCTCTCGAACGCGCCGAGGCGGAGGACGCCGCCGTCGCCTACCGCCATGAGCGCGGGCGGACGATGGACGACCAGCTCGTCGCGGGCCTGCCGCTTTCGACGCTCAACACCGCCCGCCAGCACCACAACCGCGACGAGATGGCCGACTCGCCGTCGGGCGACATCGTCGCCTACGGAGACGTGACGCGCTCCATCGCGCTCGCGCACGCCCGGTCGGACGAGGCGACCTACCGCGAGCGCCGGTTCGAGGACGAGCGATTCCACTCGTTCGTCACGCTCGGCGACACGATCTACGGGTTCACCCGCGTCCTCGACTGCGACCCCGACGCGGGCCCCGACCGCGCGGGCGCGGTGACGTTCGAGCACGTCGCGTTCAATCAGGACAGCACCCCGGTCTACTCGGGCCGGCGAACCGCCCTCATTCAGCGACAGCAATGA
- a CDS encoding PHP-associated domain-containing protein — MTSEGFNVDPHVKVLDESVVQRARERGLDALVYAPHFTRLSEIRARAERFSDDDLRVYPARELFTGTWQRRRHVLAVGLEEQVPDFLTLDGTMAELRRQEAAVLVPHPGFLSVSLGISELETYRNTIDAIETYNTKFLPHHTRRAERFARETDLPTFASSYAHRTGSIGEVHVSFDRSFDDAEAFAAALRDGEPRRIVHRDGVSHTGRRMLEFAHLGYENSWEKFDRVMLQGTAPTHPDHVAYDGQFDDVKVY; from the coding sequence GTGACGAGCGAGGGGTTCAACGTCGATCCACACGTCAAAGTGCTGGACGAGTCCGTCGTCCAGCGGGCGAGAGAGCGGGGACTCGACGCCCTCGTGTACGCTCCGCACTTCACGCGACTGTCGGAGATCCGCGCTCGGGCCGAGCGGTTCTCCGACGACGACCTCCGGGTCTATCCGGCCCGAGAGCTGTTCACCGGGACGTGGCAGCGACGACGACACGTCCTCGCGGTCGGGCTGGAAGAGCAGGTGCCGGACTTTCTCACTCTCGACGGAACGATGGCGGAACTGCGACGGCAGGAAGCCGCCGTGTTGGTTCCTCATCCCGGGTTTCTGAGCGTGAGCCTCGGCATCAGCGAACTGGAGACGTACAGGAACACCATCGACGCGATCGAGACGTACAACACGAAGTTCCTGCCACATCACACCCGACGAGCGGAGCGGTTCGCCCGCGAGACGGATCTGCCGACGTTCGCCTCCTCGTACGCGCACCGCACCGGGAGCATCGGCGAGGTCCACGTGTCGTTCGACCGCTCGTTCGACGACGCCGAGGCGTTCGCGGCGGCGCTTCGGGACGGCGAACCGCGCCGTATCGTCCACCGCGACGGCGTGTCCCACACCGGCCGTCGGATGCTGGAGTTCGCCCACTTGGGGTACGAGAACAGCTGGGAGAAGTTCGACCGGGTGATGTTACAGGGGACTGCGCCGACCCACCCCGACCACGTCGCTTACGATGGGCAGTTCGACGACGTGAAGGTGTACTAG
- a CDS encoding transcription elongation factor Spt5 → MGIYAVKTTASQERTVAEMIINREEPDIHAALAPDSLTSYVMVEAEDAAVFDRILDEIPHANGIVQGESSIAEVEHFLSPKPDVEGIAEGDIVELIAGPFKGEKAQVQRIDEGKDQVTVELYEATVPIPVTVRGDQIRVLDSEER, encoded by the coding sequence ATGGGTATCTACGCTGTCAAGACCACGGCGAGTCAGGAACGCACCGTCGCGGAGATGATCATCAACCGCGAGGAACCGGACATTCACGCGGCGCTGGCCCCGGATTCGCTGACCAGCTACGTGATGGTCGAGGCCGAGGACGCCGCCGTCTTCGACCGCATCTTGGACGAGATTCCCCACGCCAACGGTATCGTGCAGGGCGAGTCCTCCATCGCGGAGGTCGAGCACTTCCTCTCGCCGAAACCCGACGTCGAGGGGATCGCCGAGGGGGACATCGTCGAACTCATCGCCGGCCCGTTCAAGGGCGAGAAGGCGCAGGTCCAGCGCATCGACGAGGGGAAGGACCAGGTCACCGTCGAACTGTACGAGGCGACGGTCCCGATTCCGGTGACGGTCCGCGGCGACCAGATCCGGGTGTTGGATAGCGAAGAGCGATAA
- a CDS encoding ABC transporter permease subunit, producing MSALDVARKDFKGARRSRSLWTVATLLGAVTALIAFGYQGYQLSPRETVVRLFSTMGLLLAMLLPVVALVASYMAIAGERESGGVKFLLGLPNTRRDVFLGKLLSRLAVVAAGVTFMFATASAVAVARHGVLPAGVVVGMLAISLAYAAVFVAIAVALSSALAERSRAIAAAIGSYFLLVILYVVPGIGVSTVAQWVHTTMLGAEPNLDLYNAVTYTSPFIAYRKAVNLVLPAGMEQRVLQRAGENSELPAYLGDEVALAVFAVWLVVPLAIGYLRFEGADLE from the coding sequence GTGAGCGCCCTCGACGTCGCGCGGAAGGACTTCAAGGGGGCGCGCCGCTCGCGGTCGCTGTGGACCGTCGCGACCCTGTTGGGAGCGGTCACCGCGCTGATCGCCTTCGGGTATCAGGGGTATCAGCTCTCCCCGAGAGAGACGGTCGTACGGCTGTTCTCGACGATGGGGCTGCTGCTCGCGATGTTGCTCCCCGTCGTCGCGCTCGTCGCCAGTTACATGGCCATCGCCGGCGAGCGAGAGAGCGGCGGCGTGAAGTTCTTGCTCGGCCTGCCGAACACGCGCCGCGACGTGTTCCTCGGGAAGCTCCTCAGCCGGCTCGCGGTCGTCGCCGCGGGCGTGACGTTCATGTTCGCGACGGCCAGCGCCGTCGCCGTCGCCCGCCACGGCGTGCTCCCGGCCGGCGTCGTCGTCGGAATGCTCGCTATCTCGCTCGCCTACGCCGCCGTGTTCGTCGCCATCGCCGTCGCGCTCTCCTCGGCGCTCGCCGAGCGGAGCCGCGCCATCGCCGCCGCCATCGGGTCGTACTTTCTGCTCGTCATCCTCTACGTGGTCCCCGGCATCGGCGTCTCGACCGTCGCGCAGTGGGTCCACACCACGATGCTCGGGGCCGAGCCGAACCTCGACCTCTACAACGCGGTGACGTACACGAGTCCCTTCATCGCCTATCGGAAGGCGGTGAACCTCGTGCTGCCGGCGGGGATGGAACAGCGGGTCCTCCAGCGGGCCGGCGAGAACAGCGAGCTGCCGGCGTACCTCGGCGACGAGGTGGCGCTCGCGGTGTTCGCCGTCTGGCTCGTCGTCCCGCTGGCGATCGGCTACCTGCGGTTCGAGGGGGCCGATTTAGAATGA
- a CDS encoding metal-dependent hydrolase, with the protein MNKRGHVLNAVLLSIGLGYVLDPSGDVSTFATIAEVFLPVVLGALFPDVDTAFGRHRKTLHNLPVLLVFVAHPIYHGGNLQWVWLGVLTHYVLDMFGSRRGIALFYPFWDEEFGFPSGVTTSSEYAEVVTVVITALELAGVAVLVYVLPQYLPPGITRLLAENTALIA; encoded by the coding sequence ATGAACAAACGCGGGCACGTCCTGAACGCCGTCCTCCTGAGCATCGGACTGGGATACGTCCTCGACCCGTCCGGCGACGTCTCGACGTTCGCGACCATCGCCGAGGTGTTCCTCCCGGTCGTGCTCGGCGCGCTGTTCCCCGACGTCGACACGGCCTTCGGCAGACACCGGAAGACGCTCCACAACCTCCCGGTGCTCCTCGTCTTCGTCGCCCATCCGATATACCACGGCGGCAACCTCCAGTGGGTGTGGCTCGGCGTGCTGACGCACTACGTCCTCGACATGTTCGGATCTCGGCGCGGGATCGCGCTGTTTTACCCGTTCTGGGACGAGGAGTTCGGCTTCCCGTCGGGGGTCACCACGTCGAGTGAGTACGCCGAGGTCGTCACCGTCGTCATCACCGCTCTCGAACTCGCGGGCGTCGCCGTCCTCGTCTACGTCCTCCCGCAGTATCTCCCGCCGGGGATCACGCGGCTGCTCGCCGAGAACACGGCATTGATCGCCTAG
- a CDS encoding CinA family protein — MTEDSETPVEARVGEALRERNETVAVAESCTGGLVGSLLTDVPGSSDYFDRSVVSYSYDAKQELLAVSREALDAHGAVSEPVADEMARAVRDTAGTDWGVATTGVAGPTGGSPETPVGTVYIAVAHAAPWESGDSDCAVSHYEFEGDRAEVKERIAGRALSDLLAAVQEE, encoded by the coding sequence ATGACCGAGGACAGCGAGACGCCGGTCGAAGCGCGCGTCGGCGAGGCGCTCCGCGAACGGAACGAGACCGTCGCCGTCGCAGAGTCCTGCACCGGCGGCCTCGTCGGATCGCTGCTGACCGACGTGCCGGGGTCCAGCGACTACTTCGACCGGTCGGTGGTGTCGTACTCCTACGACGCAAAGCAGGAACTGCTCGCCGTCTCCCGAGAGGCGCTCGACGCCCACGGGGCTGTCTCGGAACCGGTCGCCGACGAGATGGCTCGCGCCGTCAGGGACACCGCCGGCACCGACTGGGGTGTCGCCACGACGGGCGTCGCCGGACCGACCGGCGGATCGCCCGAGACGCCCGTCGGGACGGTGTACATCGCCGTCGCGCACGCTGCGCCCTGGGAGTCCGGCGACTCCGACTGCGCGGTCTCTCATTACGAGTTCGAGGGCGACCGAGCCGAGGTGAAAGAGCGCATCGCCGGACGGGCCCTCTCAGACCTGTTGGCGGCGGTACAGGAGGAGTAG